The nucleotide window agttctataaaatacatatgtttaaGTATATAGTATTTAAAATGTGCTCTGtctaaatatattatgtatagggacacctggtggctcagtggttgagcctgtgtgccttccgctcagggcgtgacccccggactcccgggatcgagtcccgcatccggctccctgcgaggagcctgcttctctctctgcctgcgtctctgccttcttcgtgaataaataaaaatcttttaaaatatatatatatagtttacatatatatgtatatgtaaaattatgtacAATATCTACTGGTGTCTCCAAGTTAAATGTAAGTAATTTATACGTAAATAATATATGAACTCCATAAATATACCATCATATTATACTGATCAAATAATACGCGATGACTATATTCTAGAGAACCATTAATACCACATAATGATCTTACGATATCAACATATGATGTGCTAATGAATAACATCAATTCATAGTACGTGACCATTGATTcgtatttttgttttaaggttttatttattcattcattcatgagagacacagagagaggcagagatgtaggcagagggagaagcaggctccatgcagggagcccgatgtgggacgcgatccgggactccaggatcgtgccctggccaaagcagcgccaaaccgccgagccacccagggatccccattgatCTGTATGTTGATCCGTAATTAATACAGTAAGGAACACGCTATGGGGCTATATTATTATACAGGGATTATATGGCAATTCTATGTACAGATGACTATCAATATGGGTGATAATTATATTGAATTGTATATGAcctctataaatgtattttatgttggCTATAGCAATGATGTCCTACGGATATCTATGGTGTTTATCTGCTATAGGAGATACTcaggaactccaataaaaaatatacgggaacaaataaaaggagatacgtaggaaaagaaaagaatatgcttTTGATATCCTGCATATTTTTACATGTACACTGAACTaatcaaatacatatttctgggggatccctgggtggctcagcggtttggcgcctgcctttggcccagggcagcgatcctggagtcccgggatcgagtcccgggcgggctcccggcatggagcctgctttctccttcctcctgtgtctcggcctctcctCTCtcgcctctctcctctctcctcctgtgtaGTGTGGGTCGgtcagaaataaatagaatagataatagtaaataaataaataataaataaataaatctttaaaaatacatattctgtatTAGATAAATATATAGGCATATGTTCtacaaattaaatgtattttatgtattctatAATTTATGTTACTACATTCCATATATTTCTACagtacatatttataatatataaagtatatgttAGTATAGATCTATATTGCGTACAAAAACAGCACATATACTGTATATGATCTATACTTGTGATTatctttctatttccatttttttagttagttaatttttaaagatgctctttatttattcgtgagagacgcacagagagagaggcagagacacaggcacagggagaagcaggctccattccgggagccccatgtgggactcgatccgaggactctgggatcacacgccctgagccaaaggcagacgctcaaccgctgagccacccaggcgtccctatttatactacctttaaaaatctatataaatatgtgtattattCGGTCGAATTCGTGACATCTAAAAGTATACTAGGTACAGTTATACAAACGTATAGTGTAGATTTGTATATAGGCGATCCCCTACTATACtaattttttcattccttttaggaAATGACATTCCCTCTGGAAATGGGCAATTTCCAAACCTGGGCTTTAGGTATCCCATGTCCCCGTACCCCGCCCCGCCATTCCCCACacccccccctcctgccccagaccCAAAAGTTCAACAACACTCCGTTCCCAAATCTAGAAAAGGCAACAAAACAACCCAGGAAGGTGAGAAGCTCTCTCTAGGACAACGGTGCCCAAGTCCCTGATGCCAGTTTTAGAATGCCTCCCAGccactttgtttttttgaggTTTACTGACCTGCACTCTGGCTTCAGACACATCCATGAATCTTGCAAGCTCCTGGCTGAGGGGAGAAAATCACAAGTATTCAGTATGTGGAGTTTGGggtgaattaaataaaatacagtgtattttgttcctctctttaaaaagtttttttttttgggggggaggggggaatgtcAGTGGCATTTTTCTGAACCAGTCTCTACACTGGAAAAAGTCAAACACCATTTCAGGATTTACAGCGAGATTCAGTTGACAGAGAATTTCAGGAAAGCCAAGTGTGCGCGGGTAAAGGAGGCACAGTCCCCAAGAACACAACGACCTCTGATGCAGTGTCTTTAGTGTTACCAacttgaaatgaagaaaaatgcctGAGGAACTACCTCTATGGACGTTCAGTCGTTGCTCTTACCCATTTTATGGGATTAAACTAGAGCCCGAAAACAAGGTGCGGcccatccatctctctctctctctgtctccctctctcagcGATGATCAAGTTGGAGTACATTGCTGCTGGGTGCTAAGGGATGGCACAAACTGCTGTTCATTCTTTGGTTGTGTTTAAAGTGTGGGTATCACTAAATTCCccccccctcctctgtccccgAGCACGGCAGCAGAAaccatacccccccccccccacaacacacacacacacacacacacactgttctgTAATGGCTAGCTTGAGGCTTCCTTTTCTGGGGCAGTTTTCTGCcaagcaaaatttaaatttaatttctattcagatttaacttttatttttttcaaagattttacgtatttatttgagagacagtgagagagagagagagcaagtgcacaggagcaggggcagaagagagggagaagcggactccctgccgagcagggagccagccccaCTTGGGgtccaatcccaggactctgggatcctgacctcaGATGAAGAAGGCAGAAGCCTAAcccatcgagccacccaggcgccctcagatttattttcaaagaatctcTACAGCCGGTGTGGAACTCCAACTTCCcaccccaaatcaagagtcacattctctactgcctgagccagccaggcgccccctttttcttttcttttctttctttctttttttttttttaattttaagattttcaaaGACCTTGAGCAAAATTTCAGGGCATGCAGAATATTCACTCATCCAGTTTTTCAGCtgcagtatttaaaaatgtacaacgcgggcagcccgggtgtgtcagcggtttagcgcctgccttcagcccaggctgtgatcctggagaccgaggatagagtcccacgtcaggcttcctgcgtggagcctgcttctccctcagcctctctctttgtgtctctcaggaataaataaaaaaaaatctttttaaaataggacatagctacttaaaaaaaatgtacaagttGGTGCAGGGGCCCTACGGTGAGCGTAGAGATTCCTTCAACCCAATAAGATTTTAGAAATCAGCGCAGAAATACTTGAGGACGAGAGGACTGATcaggatttcattcattcattcattcattcattcattcattcattcattcattcgacacacacacacacacacacacacacacacacacagagagggaggcagagacacaggcagagagagaagcaggctccatgcagggagcccacgtggggctccatgccgggtctccaggatcacgccctgggcggaaggcggcgccaaacctctgagccacccgggctgccctgccgcGATCAGGATTTTAAACCACCTTAGTAGGTAGGACCCTAAGCCGGTTGCGCCCTCCGCCCCCCTCGCCTCTCGCCCACGGTGTTCGGCGGGACTTGTTTATGTCACCAGCTGGTGGACGCGCTGGCCCGAGCACATGGGCTTAACTTCCGCCGTcgccgccctggccccgcccccggagcgcTGGGCTCCCGACAACCGCCCGAGGCCGAGCCCGGAGCCCCAGTGCCCAGCCGGCCCCCCGCCGCCTCGAGGCCGGTAGCTTAGACTTCAGCCTCGAGGAGAGAGACGGGTGATAACCGGCCCCGGGCCCTCCCGCTCCCCGGCGCCCCGCGGGGCAGCCGGCTTACCGCGTAGGCGCGCTGGGGTACTGGGTGCGCTGGAACACGCTCTCCAGCTCATGCAGCTGCACGCGGCTGAACACGATGCGCTGGCCCGCCTGCTGCCCGTTGCCCGGCAGGGGACACGCGACGGTGGCCTGGGGCGGCCGCCCTGGCGCTGGGCCCTGGTCGCCGTGCCCCTGGGGGGTCCCGTCGCCCGCCGGCAGTGGAAATCCCGCGGCCTCGTCACCCATTGCCTCCTCGCCGTCGCGCTGGCCTTCACCGTCACGGTCGCGCTGGCCCTGACCGTCGTCACCGTCGCGCTGGCCCTGACCGTCACCGTCGCGCTGGCCCTGACCGTCACCCTCGCCGTCACCGTCACCGTCACCGTCACCCTCGCCGTCAGCTGCCTCCATGACCTGGTCTGCTCCCCCGCCGTGGTCAGGTGTGAACTCGGCCGCCGCTCCCTCGTGGGTCAGCGACATGGCCACAGGCTGGGTTTCTGCAAAGGAGGAAAGCCACACGGAGAGATCAGGGCATCGGAGCCTAGGCTGTGGGAGGCGGGAGGCAAGGGGCAGCAGCATCTGCGGGGCGTCGGGCCTGCTCCCCTCGCCCAGGGAACCTTCGTTTCTGGGGCTTGATGGAGGCACGTGTCCCAACCGGCACCGACCCTGCGGCTCTTCCCCGCCCTCGTCGACTCCCGGGCCGAGGAAGCCCATGACTTCGTCCCTGCGTCGGCTCAGAGGCTCCATAGCCCTCGCGCTGTTCCCTGCAGATCCCGCGCGGGGTCCTCCTGGATCCGTGGGTCGGGCGCAGAGAGGTGCCGCGCCGCCAGGCTCCCACGGAGCGGTCCTCGCGCTGTCAGGTTCCCCCCGCTTCTGAGCAGACGGCCTCTCTCTATCTATATACACCCCCTCCGGAGCGGGGCGGGGTGGGCTCGCCGAGGTGCGCATGCGGCTGGGCTTGGTACCCCCCGGGCGGTGCACTTGCAGGGAGAGCTCCGGTGGGGAGCACTTTCTTTGCCCAGTGCATCCGTCGGTCAATGCCTAGCGAGACAGGTTGAGTCTTCTTCAAGTCCCAGCTAGGCTCATGCGCCCCAAATCTGGGGAGGCTGAGAGGCAGACCTCCCCCTAGCTCTGGAGCCCTTGCAGAAGAAGTGTTGGGAGAATGTCTCTTGGGCCGGCCCTGCGTATCCAGCGGCGGCGACTAGGCAGGGAATAGGCATCCGACGAATGTCACGGGCTCCGAGGTGCCACTTGGAGGTTTTTCTGTGAGGCGCCTCAAGTCAGAGCCCGCCagactcccccttccccccccgcctccccgccagACTCCCGGGTACCCGAGAACAGAAGCTTGGGCTCGGCTCTTCTGAGCGTGCCTGGTGCTCAGACGCGCACTATGCACAGAAAACCGAGCTTGCGCCTTGAGAATGTCCGGCGCCTCTAGAATTTGAGTAATTTGAGCCCGTCTCGGTACAGGGCTCCGAACCCGCACAGCGCTCAGGGCGTTCCTGGTCTGCTGGAACTGTACGAGCTCCGGCTTGGTGGCGTTTTTTCCCAGGCCCTTGGCTCAAACCTTTGTTTCTCTCATTGCAACCATGGATCCTGAATCCCGTTTGGGCTCAGCGTCTATGCCTCTGCCCAGATGCTCTAGACAAGCATGCATGTATGCCCCTTAGGGTGGGACCCTTGGGATCTGGGTGATGACCCACCCACTTTCTTGCCACcgtttctcccccacccctttccctcctccccttagtttttcttcgtgtgtgtgtgtgtgtgtgtgtgtttcaaagatgttatttatatattcatgagagacacagagagagaggaggcagagacacaggcagagggagaagcaggctccgtgcagggagcccgacgtgggactcgatcccgggaccccaggatcgcgccccgggacCGACGacggcggccctaaaccgctgagccaccggggctgcccccagagcTGTTTTACAGATGCCCCAGCACTTTTGTTAGTATCCTGAATTTTGAACATAGATTCCAACAACGGGTCCTGTGCCGGACAACGGACTTGACTTACCCTACGTTTACCGCACAGCCTCACTCCTCCAACTCCATTTGAAATCagaagctgggcagcccgggtagctcggcggtttagcgccgccttcggcccagggcctgatcctggagacctgggatccagtcccacgtcgcgctccctgcatggagtcggcttctctctctgcctgtgtctctgcctctctctctgcccccacccccacccccgtgtatttaaatagataaaagatctttaaataaattgaaatcagAAGCTGCCTCATTTCTGTGGGCTCCTAAAACGCATCTCGGGCCCTAGGTGCCTCACTAACTGTGCCTAAGGGGATGGAAGCGCGCCCCTTGCCCCGTGCTCCTGCAGGAGGGGCAAGAAACTAACTACAAAAGGTCTGTGGACCGATTCATTTTCAAAGAGGCGGTAAGGGATGGCAGTAGGACTGCCTCCTCCTGGCTCACACCCAATGTTTCCTCCCCAGGTTGGCCCCTCGTTGGGTGCCACAggcgcccaccccaccccacgccctcTTGGCCCGACTGGACCCAAGGCACAACTGTGGACTTGAGATCAGTTACTGCGTGAGAGACCTACAAGGGTTTTCCTCCTCTTGGTGTTCGACTACCTACGATATCTGTGGCGGCTTCCGTGGCAGGTTCTTTCCTGTCTCAGGGCGCCACGGAGCGTTCACTCCCGGGTGCTCTCCTTCAGTCACTCACGGGAGCCTGGCCATGCATCGCCCTACCTGGGCATCGGTTGTGGGTAGCGtttacttattaaaatgtttacttaACCTTCTTCACACGTCGCACATTTTAAAACCGGAATGGAGCATCATCCTCAGCAAAAACAGCCACGACTCATGGTTCCGTGGGCC belongs to Canis lupus familiaris isolate Mischka breed German Shepherd chromosome X, alternate assembly UU_Cfam_GSD_1.0, whole genome shotgun sequence and includes:
- the LOC119878124 gene encoding rhox homeobox family member 2-like, producing the protein MRTSASPPRPAPEGVYIDRERPSAQKRGEPDSARTAPWEPGGAAPLCARPTDPGGPRAGSAGNSARAMEPLSRRRDEVMGFLGPGVDEGGEEPQETQPVAMSLTHEGAAAEFTPDHGGGADQVMEAADGEGDGDGDGDGEGDGQGQRDGDGQGQRDGDDGQGQRDRDGEGQRDGEEAMGDEAAGFPLPAGDGTPQGHGDQGPAPGRPPQATVACPLPGNGQQAGQRIVFSRVQLHELESVFQRTQYPSAPTRQELARFMDVSEARVQGEVSEDETFSHPSLRESCRGKIQRVPIDDFLYVEGGRCSPQQDF